In the Streptomyces fradiae ATCC 10745 = DSM 40063 genome, CGACCGGCGGATCAGGGTCTGGCCCTCGGGGCCGCCGGTGAGGCCGACCACGATCCGCTCCCGGGATCCCCGGATCGCGGAGACCTCCTGCTCCGAGCGGTACCGGTTGAGGTACGCGTCGACCCGGTCGGCCACCCACAGCAGGGCCAGCTCGCGCAGCGCGGTGAGGTTGCCGGGCCGGAAGTAGCGCGACAGGGCGGCGTCGACCTTGTCCGGCCGGTAGATGTTCCCGTGCGCCATCCGCCGCCGCAGTGCCTCCGGCGACATGTCGACCAGCTCGATCTGGTCGGCGCGGCGGACGACCTCGTCGGGGACGGTCTCCTTCTGCCGTACGCCGGTGATCGACTCGACGATGTCGCCGAGGGACTCCAGATGCTGGATGTTCGCCGTCGAGATGACGTCGATCCCGGCCGTCAGCAGTTCCTCGACGTCCTGCCAGCGCTTGGGATGGCGCGAGCCGGGGATGTTGGTGTGCGGGAGCTCGTCCACCAGGGCGACGGCGGGCCGGCGGGCCAGTACGGCGTCGACGTCCATCTCGGTGAAGACGCCGCCCCGGTACGCGATCTCGCGGCGCGGGACCTGCTCCAGGCCGTGCAGCAGCGCCTCCGTACGGGGCCGGCCGTGGTGCTCGACGAAGGCGACCACGCAGTCCGTGCCCCGCTCGACACGGCGGTGGGCCTCGGCGAGCATCGCGTACGTCTTGCCCACTCCCGGAGCCGCGCCGAGGTAGATCCGGAGCCTTCCGCGTCCCATGGGGGTCCTTCGTGTCGAGGCGGATGGGGCCGTGGCCGGCGCGGGCGCCCGCCCCGACGCGGGGCGGGCGCCACCCGGCCTTCCCGGCGGCGGCCCGCCGGCCGGACCGTCAGCGGGCGGCCAGGTCCTCCAGCGCGAGGTTGAGCTTGAGGACGTTGACGTGCGGCTCGCCGAGGAAGCCGGCCGTGCGGCCCTCGGTGTGGTCCTCGACCAGCTTCGCGACCCGCTGCCCGGACAGACCGCGGGCCTCGGCCACCCGCTTGATCTGGATCTCCGCGTACTCCGGGGAGATGTGCGGGTCGATCGCGGAGGCCGAGCCGGTGACCGCGTCCTCGGGGACCTCGGACTCCGGCACGCCGTTGAAGGCGGCCACGGCCTTCCTGGCGTCGCCGACCAGCCTGGTCAGTGTCGGGTCGGACGCGCCGAGCTGGCTGGAGCCGGTGGACAGCGGGTCGTACCCGCTGTCGGAGGGGCGCGGCTGGAACCACTTCGGGTCCGGCCGGGCGGCCTCGGTCGCGTCGTCGGGGTTCCTCCTCGGCAGGTTCCAGGTCTGGCCGATGAGCGCGGAGCCGACCTCCTCGCCCTCCACCTTCACGATCGATCCGTTGGCCTTGTCGTTGAACAGGACCTGGGCGATGCCGGTGACGACGAGCGGATAGACGATCCCGGTCACGACCGTGAGGACGAGCAGCATGCGCAGCGCGGCCCAGACCAGGCGTCCCGTGTTCGCTACGGAGTTGTTCATGACGATCAACCGATTCCGGGGATGAGGGAGATGAGCAGGTCGATGAGCTTGACGCCGACGAACGGGGAGATCAGGCCGCCCAGCCCGTAGAGGCCCAGGTTGCGGCGGAGCATCTTGTGCGCGCTCATCGGCCGGTAGCGCGCGCCCTTCAGGGCGAGCGGGACCAGCGCGATGATGATCAGCGCGTTGAAGACGACGGCGGAGAGGATCGCGGACTCCGGCGAGGCCAGGCGCATGATGTTGAGCTTGTCCAGCGACGGGTAGGCGACCGCGAACATCGCCGGGATGATCGCGAAGTACTTCGCGACGTCGTTGGCGATGGAGAAGGTGGTCAGCGCGCCGCGGGTGATGAGGAGCTGCTTGCCGATCTCGACGATCTCGATGAGCTTGGTCGGATCGGAGTCGAGGTCCACCATGTTGCCCGCCTCCTTCGCGGCCGACGTGCCCGTGTTCATGGCCACGCCGACGTCCGCCTGGGCGAGGGCCGGGGCGTCGTTCGTACCGTCTCCGGTCATCGCGACGAGCTTGCCGCCGGCCTGCTCGCGCTTGATGAGGGCCATCTTGTCCTCGGGGGTGGCCTCGGCGAGGAAGTCGTCGACGCCCGCCTCGTCGGCGATGGCCTTCGCGGTCAGCGGGTTGTCACCCGTGATCATGATCGTCTTGATGCCCATGCGGCGCAGCTCGTCGAACCGCTCGCGCATGCCGTCCTTGACGACGTCCTTCAGGTGGATGACCCCCAGGACGCGAGCGCCCTTGTCGTCCTCGGCGGCGACGAGCAGCGGGGTGCCGCCGGCCTGGGAGATGCGGTCGGTCAGCTCGCGAGTGTCGGCGGCGACCGTGCCGCCCTGCTTCTCGACCCAGGCGATGACCGAGCCGGTCGCGCCCTTGCGGATCTTCCGGCCGTCGACGTCCACGCCGGACATGCGGGTCTGGGCGGTGAACTCGATCCACGTGGCGTGTGCGAGTTCGCCCTGGTGGCGCTCTCGCAGGCCGTACTTCTCCTTGGCGAGGACGACGATCGAGCGGCCCTCGGGCGTCTCGTCGGCGAGCGAGGAGAGCTGGGCGGCGTCGGCGACCTCGGCCTCCTTCGTACCGCGCACAGGCACGAACTCGGATGCCCGGCGATTGCCCAGGGTGATGGTGCCCGTCTTGTCCAGCAGCAGCGTGGACACGTCGCCGGCGGCCTCGACCGCGCGGCCGGACATCGCGAGGACGTTTCGCTGGACCAGGCGGTCCATGCCGGCGATGCCGATCGCGGAGAGCAGCGCGCCGATCGTGGTCGGGATCAGACAGACCAGGAGCGCCGTGAGGACGATCACCGAGGTCTGCTCGTCGGCCCCGGCGTAGATCGCGAACGGCTTCAGCGTCACGACGGCGAGCAGGAAGACGATCGTCAGGGACGCCAGCAGGATGTTGAGGGCGATCTCGTTCGGAGTCTTCTGTCGGGCGGCGCCCTCGACCAGGTTGATCATCCGGTCGATGAAGGTCTCGCCGGGCTTAGCCGTGATCTTGATGACGATCCGGTCCGACAGCACCTTCGTACCGCCGGTGACCGCGCACCGGTCGCCGCCGGACTCACGGATCACCGGGGCCGACTCGCCGGTGATGGCCGACTCGTCCACGCTCGCGACGCCTTCGACGACGTCACCGTCGCCGGGGACGATGTCGCCGGCCTCGCAGACCACCAGGTCACCGATCTTCAGTTCGGTACCGGGGACGCGCTCCTCGTTCTTGCCCATGATCCGGCGGGCGACCGTGTCGGTCTTGGCCTTGCGCAGGGTGTCCGCCTGGGCCTTACCCCGGCCCTCCGCCA is a window encoding:
- the kdpC gene encoding potassium-transporting ATPase subunit KdpC, with translation MNNSVANTGRLVWAALRMLLVLTVVTGIVYPLVVTGIAQVLFNDKANGSIVKVEGEEVGSALIGQTWNLPRRNPDDATEAARPDPKWFQPRPSDSGYDPLSTGSSQLGASDPTLTRLVGDARKAVAAFNGVPESEVPEDAVTGSASAIDPHISPEYAEIQIKRVAEARGLSGQRVAKLVEDHTEGRTAGFLGEPHVNVLKLNLALEDLAAR
- the kdpB gene encoding potassium-transporting ATPase subunit KdpB, which produces MTTDVEKRDAVSQRTAATPTLAPHSDVPSGHKEPAGRVGGGLFDAKQLVKSLPEALRKLDPRVMAKSPVMFVVLVGSVVTTGLAVKDPSDWFGWAITAWLWLTTISANLAEAVAEGRGKAQADTLRKAKTDTVARRIMGKNEERVPGTELKIGDLVVCEAGDIVPGDGDVVEGVASVDESAITGESAPVIRESGGDRCAVTGGTKVLSDRIVIKITAKPGETFIDRMINLVEGAARQKTPNEIALNILLASLTIVFLLAVVTLKPFAIYAGADEQTSVIVLTALLVCLIPTTIGALLSAIGIAGMDRLVQRNVLAMSGRAVEAAGDVSTLLLDKTGTITLGNRRASEFVPVRGTKEAEVADAAQLSSLADETPEGRSIVVLAKEKYGLRERHQGELAHATWIEFTAQTRMSGVDVDGRKIRKGATGSVIAWVEKQGGTVAADTRELTDRISQAGGTPLLVAAEDDKGARVLGVIHLKDVVKDGMRERFDELRRMGIKTIMITGDNPLTAKAIADEAGVDDFLAEATPEDKMALIKREQAGGKLVAMTGDGTNDAPALAQADVGVAMNTGTSAAKEAGNMVDLDSDPTKLIEIVEIGKQLLITRGALTTFSIANDVAKYFAIIPAMFAVAYPSLDKLNIMRLASPESAILSAVVFNALIIIALVPLALKGARYRPMSAHKMLRRNLGLYGLGGLISPFVGVKLIDLLISLIPGIG